In Juglans regia cultivar Chandler chromosome 5, Walnut 2.0, whole genome shotgun sequence, the following are encoded in one genomic region:
- the LOC108986028 gene encoding E3 ubiquitin-protein ligase WAV3-like isoform X2 yields the protein MRTCAICLTNMKPGQGHAIFTAECSHSFHFHCITSNVKHGNQICPICRAKWKEIPFQTPAYDLSHGRSRINPVSRPQDDGWMTVRRRLLPPRLGTNGETSTIFQTPEPDVFDDDEVLDLQTEITEKRTSANEAADNNAIGIIDIKTYPEVSAVPRSASHNDFTVLIHLKAPITSERQDRNRNQTELLPVCQNSRAPVDLVTVLDVSGSMAGTKLALLKRAMGFVIENLGPSDRLSIIAFSSRACRLFPLRQMTDRGRRQALQDVNALISNGGTNIAEGLRKGAKVLVDRKWKNPVGSIILLSDGQDTYTVSNNGARAQTDYQSLLPLSICHNNGEGLQIPVHAFGFGADHDAASMHSISEISGGTFSFIEAEGVIQDAFAQCIGGLLSVVVQELQIRVECVHLSLQLSSIKAGGYQTSIVADGRMGFIDVGVLYAEEERNFLVAVNVPVCSSDEMSLLNVRCIYRDPITKAMVSLEEMNEVKIQRPEITSELVVSMKVDREQNRLRAAEAMAEARVAAENGDLAGAVSVLESCHRLLTETASARASDRLTISLCAELKEIQERMANRRVYEASGRAYILSGLSSHSWQRATARGDSTDGTSLVQAYQTPSMADMVSRSQTMFIGNSAPH from the exons ATG AGGACCTGTGCAATATGCCTGACCAACATGAAACCAGGCCAGGGTCATGCCATTTTCACTGCAGAATGCTCCCATTCTTTTCACTTCCACTGTATTACCTCTAATGTGAAACATGGGAACCAAATTTGCCCAATCTGTCGTgcaaaatggaaagaaattCCATTTCAAACCCCTGCATATGATCTTTCCCATGGAAGGTCCCGAATCAACCCAGTAAGTAGACCCCAAGATGATGGCTGGATGACTGTTCGGCGACGCCTCCTTCCCCCTCGGTTAGGCACAAATGGGGAGACTTCTACAATATTTCAAACCCCTGAGCCAGACGtctttgatgatgatgaagtttTGGATCTCCAAACTGAGATTACCGAGAAACGTACATCTGCTAATGAAGCTGCTGATAACAATGCTATTGGAATAATAGACATTAAAACTTATCCAGAAGTTTCTGCTGTTCCTAGATCAGCCTCTCACAATGATTTCACTGTACTAATACATCTCAAGGCTCCTATTACAAGTGAAAGGCAGGATCGAAACAGAAACCAGACTGAATTGCTGCCAGTATGTCAAAATTCTCGTGCTCCAGTTGACCTTGTCACAGTGCTTGATGTTAGTGGCAGCATGGCAGGTACCAAGCTGGCCTTGCTAAAAAGAGCCATGGGCTTTGTAATAGAGAACCTTGGGCCCTCTGACCGGCTTTCCATCATTGCCTTCTCGTCTAGAGCCTGTCGCCTCTTTCCTCTCCGTCAAATGACTGATAGAGGACGGCGGCAGGCTTTACAGGATGTCAATGCTCTGATTTCAAATGGTGGGACAAACATTGCTGAGGGCCTAAGAAAAGGTGCCAAGGTGTTGGTAGACCGCAAGTGGAAGAACCCAGTTGGCAGCATCATACTGTTATCTGATGGGCAGGATACATATACTGTCAGTAATAATGGGGCCCGTGCTCAAACGGACTACCAATCACTTTTACCCCTCTCAATCTGTCATAATAATGGTGAAGGCTTGCAAATTCCAGTGCATGCATTTGGATTTGGCGCAGACCATGATGCTGCATCAATGCACTCGATCTCTGAGATTTCAGGGGGGACATTTTCTTTCATAGAAGCTGAAGGTGTGATTCAGGATGCATTCGCACAATGCATTGGAGGCCTCCTGAGTGTCGTAGTACAAGAGCTACAAATCAGAGTTGAGTGTGTTCACCTGAGTTTGCAACTCAGTTCAATAAAGGCAGGAGGTTACCAAACCAGCATCGTGGCAGATGGAAGAATGGGCTTTATCGATGTTGGGGTCTTGTATGCTGAAGAGGAAAGGAATTTTTTGGTGGCAGTCAATGTTCCAGTTTGTTCCTCTGATGAGATGTCGTTGTTAAATGTTAGATGCATTTACAGAGACCCTATTACAAAGGCAATGGTGAGTTTGGAAGAAATGAATGAAGTAAAGATCCAGAGACCCGAAATCACTAGCGAACTGGTCGTTTCCATGAAAGTGGACAGGGAGCAGAATAGGCTTCGTGCAGCAGAGGCAATGGCTGAGGCTAGAGTTGCAGCTGAAAATGGTGATCTAGCTGGTGCAGTCTCTGTCCTAGAGAGCTGTCATAGGTTATTGACTGAAACTGCCTCTGCACGAGCTAGTGACCGGTTAACCATCTCACTTTGTGCTGAGTTGAAAGAGATTCAAGAAAGAATGGCAAATCGTCGGGTATACGAGGCATCTGGAAGGGCTTATATTCTGTCAGGTTTGAGCTCACACTCGTGGCAGAGGGCAACAGCGCGAGGTGATTCCACAGATGGTACAAGTCTTGTGCAAGCTTACCAAACCCCATCCATGGCTGACATGGTAAGCCGGTCCCAAACCATGTTTATAGGGAACTCAGCACCTCATTGA
- the LOC108986028 gene encoding E3 ubiquitin-protein ligase WAV3-like isoform X1, producing the protein MGSKWRKVKLALGINSSCLYVPQTLDDSSPPMASAARLSDAVSPSTGHGSGLRRTTQTPSSSGGRVSITGPTSSKRTCAICLTNMKPGQGHAIFTAECSHSFHFHCITSNVKHGNQICPICRAKWKEIPFQTPAYDLSHGRSRINPVSRPQDDGWMTVRRRLLPPRLGTNGETSTIFQTPEPDVFDDDEVLDLQTEITEKRTSANEAADNNAIGIIDIKTYPEVSAVPRSASHNDFTVLIHLKAPITSERQDRNRNQTELLPVCQNSRAPVDLVTVLDVSGSMAGTKLALLKRAMGFVIENLGPSDRLSIIAFSSRACRLFPLRQMTDRGRRQALQDVNALISNGGTNIAEGLRKGAKVLVDRKWKNPVGSIILLSDGQDTYTVSNNGARAQTDYQSLLPLSICHNNGEGLQIPVHAFGFGADHDAASMHSISEISGGTFSFIEAEGVIQDAFAQCIGGLLSVVVQELQIRVECVHLSLQLSSIKAGGYQTSIVADGRMGFIDVGVLYAEEERNFLVAVNVPVCSSDEMSLLNVRCIYRDPITKAMVSLEEMNEVKIQRPEITSELVVSMKVDREQNRLRAAEAMAEARVAAENGDLAGAVSVLESCHRLLTETASARASDRLTISLCAELKEIQERMANRRVYEASGRAYILSGLSSHSWQRATARGDSTDGTSLVQAYQTPSMADMVSRSQTMFIGNSAPH; encoded by the exons ATGGGAAGCAAATGGAGGAAAGTGAAGCTAGCGCTTGGCATCAACTCCTCCTGCCTTTACGTTCCTCAAACTCTGGACGATTCCTCGCCGCCTATGGCATCCGCAGCCAGACTCTCCGATGCCGTTTCACCCTCCACGGGTCATGGCTCTGGTCTTCGACGGACAACGCAGACTCCATCCTCCTCAGGCGGACGAGTCTCCATAACTGGACCAACATCCTCTAAG AGGACCTGTGCAATATGCCTGACCAACATGAAACCAGGCCAGGGTCATGCCATTTTCACTGCAGAATGCTCCCATTCTTTTCACTTCCACTGTATTACCTCTAATGTGAAACATGGGAACCAAATTTGCCCAATCTGTCGTgcaaaatggaaagaaattCCATTTCAAACCCCTGCATATGATCTTTCCCATGGAAGGTCCCGAATCAACCCAGTAAGTAGACCCCAAGATGATGGCTGGATGACTGTTCGGCGACGCCTCCTTCCCCCTCGGTTAGGCACAAATGGGGAGACTTCTACAATATTTCAAACCCCTGAGCCAGACGtctttgatgatgatgaagtttTGGATCTCCAAACTGAGATTACCGAGAAACGTACATCTGCTAATGAAGCTGCTGATAACAATGCTATTGGAATAATAGACATTAAAACTTATCCAGAAGTTTCTGCTGTTCCTAGATCAGCCTCTCACAATGATTTCACTGTACTAATACATCTCAAGGCTCCTATTACAAGTGAAAGGCAGGATCGAAACAGAAACCAGACTGAATTGCTGCCAGTATGTCAAAATTCTCGTGCTCCAGTTGACCTTGTCACAGTGCTTGATGTTAGTGGCAGCATGGCAGGTACCAAGCTGGCCTTGCTAAAAAGAGCCATGGGCTTTGTAATAGAGAACCTTGGGCCCTCTGACCGGCTTTCCATCATTGCCTTCTCGTCTAGAGCCTGTCGCCTCTTTCCTCTCCGTCAAATGACTGATAGAGGACGGCGGCAGGCTTTACAGGATGTCAATGCTCTGATTTCAAATGGTGGGACAAACATTGCTGAGGGCCTAAGAAAAGGTGCCAAGGTGTTGGTAGACCGCAAGTGGAAGAACCCAGTTGGCAGCATCATACTGTTATCTGATGGGCAGGATACATATACTGTCAGTAATAATGGGGCCCGTGCTCAAACGGACTACCAATCACTTTTACCCCTCTCAATCTGTCATAATAATGGTGAAGGCTTGCAAATTCCAGTGCATGCATTTGGATTTGGCGCAGACCATGATGCTGCATCAATGCACTCGATCTCTGAGATTTCAGGGGGGACATTTTCTTTCATAGAAGCTGAAGGTGTGATTCAGGATGCATTCGCACAATGCATTGGAGGCCTCCTGAGTGTCGTAGTACAAGAGCTACAAATCAGAGTTGAGTGTGTTCACCTGAGTTTGCAACTCAGTTCAATAAAGGCAGGAGGTTACCAAACCAGCATCGTGGCAGATGGAAGAATGGGCTTTATCGATGTTGGGGTCTTGTATGCTGAAGAGGAAAGGAATTTTTTGGTGGCAGTCAATGTTCCAGTTTGTTCCTCTGATGAGATGTCGTTGTTAAATGTTAGATGCATTTACAGAGACCCTATTACAAAGGCAATGGTGAGTTTGGAAGAAATGAATGAAGTAAAGATCCAGAGACCCGAAATCACTAGCGAACTGGTCGTTTCCATGAAAGTGGACAGGGAGCAGAATAGGCTTCGTGCAGCAGAGGCAATGGCTGAGGCTAGAGTTGCAGCTGAAAATGGTGATCTAGCTGGTGCAGTCTCTGTCCTAGAGAGCTGTCATAGGTTATTGACTGAAACTGCCTCTGCACGAGCTAGTGACCGGTTAACCATCTCACTTTGTGCTGAGTTGAAAGAGATTCAAGAAAGAATGGCAAATCGTCGGGTATACGAGGCATCTGGAAGGGCTTATATTCTGTCAGGTTTGAGCTCACACTCGTGGCAGAGGGCAACAGCGCGAGGTGATTCCACAGATGGTACAAGTCTTGTGCAAGCTTACCAAACCCCATCCATGGCTGACATGGTAAGCCGGTCCCAAACCATGTTTATAGGGAACTCAGCACCTCATTGA